Proteins from a single region of Cydia splendana chromosome 9, ilCydSple1.2, whole genome shotgun sequence:
- the LOC134794039 gene encoding caspase-like, whose amino-acid sequence MAGNGADSSDIPEDDVDGPTDGDDMSLEREYYDMSQERKMIIFNHFEYNDDYPELREKPGTRHGTYRDVEALTKTGESLNFDVTPYHDRTHDEILGIMDDFCNQDHKDTSCVCVCILTHGLDGGRLFARDKSFNLADIVSKLQNHAPGLVGKPKLLIVQACRGLLLDAGKLVHVDGAGEVLLLPSHIDTLVLRSSVEDYRSFRNGHGSWLIQEFCRVVNAKHRQMDLMQMIVIVSRLVAREHVSKCPMKPWAHNKKQTPEMRSTLLKTIRFTDPV is encoded by the exons ATGGCGGGAAACGGCGCTGACTCTAGTGACATTCCAGAAGACGATGTCGACGG GCCAACCGACGGAGATGATATGTCTTTAGAACGGGAATACTATGACATGTCACAGGAAAGGAAGATGATCATTTTTAACCATTTCGAGTACAACGATGATTACCCAGAACTAAG AGAAAAGCCGGGGACGCGCCACGGCACGTATCGCGACGTGGAAGCTCTCACAAAAACCGGGGAAAGCCTGAACTTTGATGTCACGCCCTACCACGATAGAACTCACGATGAGATTCTTGGCATCATGGACGATT TTTGCAACCAGGATCACAAAGACACGTCTTGCGTTTGTGTGTGCATCCTCACTCACGGCTTGGATGGCGGCCGTCTGTTCGCGCGCGACAAGTCCTTCAACCTGGCAGACATCGTCAGCAAGCTTCAAAACCACGCGCCTGGCCTG GTGGGCAAGCCGAAGCTATTGATCGTACAGGCATGCCGCGGGCTGCTGCTGGACGCGGGCAAGCTGGTGCATGTCGACGGGGCTGGTGAGGTGCTGTTGCTGCCCTCGCACATCGACACATTGGTGCTGCGCTCCTCCGTAGAAG ACTACCGGTCATTCCGCAATGGCCACGGCTCTTGGTTGATCCAGGAGTTCTGCCGCGTGGTGAACGCCAAGCATCGGCAGATGGACCTCATGCAGATGATCGTCATAGTCAGCAGACTGGTGGCTCGCGA GCACGTGTCCAAATGTCCAATGAAACCCTGGGCGCACAACAAAAAGCAGACGCCGGAGATGCGTTCCACGCTGCTAAAAACCATACGCTTCACCGACCCTGTCTAG